A segment of the Bacillus sp. es.034 genome:
GGTGAACGATACGTACCATCCTCCCGTTTCACATCAAGCTGACGAATATCCCTATTTTCAATGAAGCCAAGCTCCGCCTCTTCATTGATCAGTTCAGAGGCTTTAAACCACTGCACTCCATCATGGTGATCCTCATGGATGGCCCTTCTGATACTTTTGTACTTTCCATCGAACGTGTAGGTGAACAATTCATTCACCAGCAGATTCCCATTCGGCTGGATCCACGCCCGGATCTGTACTTCATCGATACTATAGGACTTTGCATAAGCCGTCTGTCCAAAGGAGAAAAGCAGGATAAGTAGGATGGCTAATTTCTTGAACATATGCTTTACTCCTCCTTTTTAAAAAAAATCAGGACTTATGATAAAAAGAACCTTCTCACTTCATTCCAATTCTCCACGCGTACATATCCCGTCTCATACCGGTTATGAGGAGCTGAAAATAATATCCCCTCTCCCTTAAAGTCTTTAAAATGCCTTGGGCTGTCGTCTATTAAATAGTCTGCATGAATAATGCTTTTGTTACCGCAGAAGACAAATTGTAAGTCTGATAGAAAGGGGAAATGTTCTTTTAGCCATTCGTATTTTGCCGTAAAAGAAGTAGGGTGCTCCATCGCCGCAGTCGTGATGTAAATTTCATAGGATTCACTCAGCTCTTTGATCACTTCCTGACTCCCTTCCATTACTTCTAAATCCCTAAAGAAAGTCGGGTCATCAATATACGAAAGGATGTCATCGACGTCATCGGGACGGATTTTCCAAAGTCTTGTCCCCAGTAAGTCCTCCGGAGTCAAACTCTCTTTATAATCCTCATTAAATAGATTCAGGTGCTTTTTATGTAAATCAGCGATTACTTCATCCATATCAATGGCTATCCTTTTCATACGTCCCCTTCCCTTTGGAGAAGATATTCTTCACGCAGAAGTCCATACACGGCACAGTCCTTATACTGATCCTTTGCATTGCGGATCATATGCCGGATAACGCCTTCCTGCTTCATCCCGGCTTTTTCCATGATCCTGCCTGAAGCGGGATTATCCGTATTATGGGCGGCGGATAATTTGTGTATGTTCATGTAGATAAAGGCAAATTCCACTACGGCTTTCAACGCCTCTGTCCCATACCCATTATTCCACCAATCATATCCAATGGAATAACTGACCTCACAGTTGCCTGTAGTTGAATCAAAATCATATAAATCTATCTCTCCGATCAGGCCACTGCCATTTTTGAGTTCAATTCCCCAGTGACAAAACTCTTTTGAAACGTACCCATCCACAGTCTTCTCCATTCGCTTATGTGTTTCAGCAATGGTCTTGTGCGCCGGACTGACACGATGATCGGAAATCCGTTCATCAGATAGCCATTGATCAAAGGCTCTTTGCGCGTCGTCCATGCGCATCCTTCGAAGACTCAATCGATCAGTTTCTAATGCCGGGGTACCGATAAAGTGAAACATGCCGTCACTCCTATCCCATATAGACTCTTGTTAAAAATAAGTCACCATCATCACAACAAAACTAATAATCGTAAACAAAAGGACACCATAAAACACCGATCCTACATTGGATTTTAGCTCATTATCCTTCTGAATCTTCCACCCTGCCTGACTTGCTCCGAGTGTAGCGTTTTTGGATAACGCACCGCCACTGCTGTTAAAAAAGAAAAGTCCCACTGTTAATCCAAGACCGATGAAAAAGCTCCATTCGCCGAAAGAAAATGAGAACAGAAGACTCCCGATCCAAATCGCAACGGCAAGGATTACGGCCGTCAATAAAGATGTTTTTGTGAAGAATTTTTTCATGTCGATTCCCCCCTCGTATTAATCATACTTACGGTTGGAATTGTAAAAAGTTTCAATTTTCAGTTATAACAATGTTTCTGGAGATTAGTTTCTAAAACTCCACAATAAACGGATGCTTCCCCTCATCCAAACAGTACTCAATCCGCTCTCTAAAATTCGAATGCGTCACCATATTGAGTGCCTCGTCAATTGGAAAAAATGCTACCTCCAGACTCTCAGAAGAAGTAGTCGGCACTCCTCCAACGGGCTTTGCGAGAAATAGTGTATTACAGATGGACCGTTTCACATTCTGAAATACCCCGCAAAAAGCCAACACCTCTATATCAATGCCTGTTTCCTCTTTCGTCTCCCTGATCGCCGCATCTTTTAGGGATTCCCCTTCTTCCACCTGACCGCCGGGCATTTCCCAACCACGTCTTGGTCCCTTTATTAATAGAATTTCCCGGTTTTCATTCAGAACGATTGTAGCCGCTGAAACAATATGTTTCGGCGGTGTGTAAGTTTGTTGTGTCATAATGATTCCCCCTTCATTTTAAAAGGAGCTTACCTTTCACGATAAACCCCCGTACTTAAAACCCTGTATTCATGGACCAAACGAGTAACGGTCCTATCCCATAGCCGAATATTGCACTCACAACTCCTAAAATCATAAAAACCATTCCGTACCTTTTCTCCCCGTAGTCCCTTTTCAGGACGAGACCAATACAAAAGGCGTTGACTCCGGCAAGGATGGATGGGGAGATGACTGCAAGCAACGTGGATAGCCAACCAACGAAGATCAGAATATTTGTGCCATTCTTTTCTTTCATGGAATCCCCCTTGTTTTATATAGGCTGACCCCGTTCAGCAGTGTTAAAAAATGCCCCTTTCACATAAATCGTATAGATCAAGACAATCACCGAAAAAATAACATTCCCTATGAAAGGTTGGTGAGGCTGATTCGCTCCAATAACCGAACTGATCACTCCAAACAGCACTGAGTACGAAACGATCAACCAGAATCCCCATCGTTTCAACTTCATGTATCCATACACCATCAACAGAGAAAACAGTGCCAATACGATTCTCATCATCCGTTCAGGCAGGATTGATACACCAAAACGTTCCGAAATGCTGATGGCGTCAGCATCAGCCTGATAAAAAATGGCGGTGAATACTAACACCACTGCTCCAAAAATATAGAAATATCCTATAAGGGATACACCTAAAGGTCTCTTCAACTCTCCACCACCCCATCGTTTAATCGTATATGTCGCCACTACCAATTATGTCAAAATAAACCATTACTCTCAATTACTATTTCATTTTTAATGAATCCTTCTCCACCCAACACCCCTCATCCGAATTCCTCACCACAACATCAAAGAGTTCACTCTTCGGATGCATAAAGACTTCATATTGAACCCTTCGCTCGTCATGGGTTTTCCGTAGATATTCCACTTCCATCCCTCTTTCGTTTATGTCACGGATACCCCTTCTCATGAGCTCTGTCTCCCCATCTGTGTAGAAGTAAATTTTCAGATCGTATAAATCCGGTTTGCTGAACGCCACGGACATCCCTTCTACAATCGTCAGGTTGTTTTGGGAAGAGATGAGCCGGCTCGGATCATAGGGTACGTCCAAGGTGTAAAAATCCATTCCCTCCCTCACCATCCGGATGTCCCGGTCAAGGGCGAATATATGATGGGCGTCCGGATGACATGCGGTCATTTTGGACTGATGGTTTTCGTGCTTATATTCATACTCTATGAAGGAATGCTTCCTGACAGCCGAACTCACGATATACGGATCGGTGTTGATATAATTGACTTCTCCTAACAACGTGAGCAGTTTCCTCGCAAACGTCGTTTTACCCGAAGCACCGTGACCTGAAATGCCGATGACCATTTTCCCTTTCTGCTTCGTCATTCGATCGGCTATGGTATGTAAGATTTTATCCATGTATTTACTCCTTCTCTCTACTATTAATCTTCTCCGCTGACATCGATGTCTGTACCGTCTTCATCTACACCGTCCGGATGCCCCATTTCATACATCTGTCCACGCATCCTGAATTGTTTGATCATCATGGCCAGAAAGATCCCGGCCAACGAAAGATAGAAGAGGAAATCGAGGTGAAAAAACAAAGCCACACTTACTAACAGAATCGAAGGAAGCGCTATGAGCAGTTGAAGCTTCTTCATTGTGACCTTGCCAATCTCACAAATTCCTCACTGTCCTTTACGCACAACTCCATCCCTTTTTCCCAAAAGGATTCCTCCGTAATGTCTTCCCCCAGATGCTTCATGACGAGATCTTCTGCCGACATGCTGCCTGAATCCCGCAGGAGAGCCATATAATCATCCTCAAATCCTTTTCCTGTTTCCTTCGCCCTGGCGAAAAGATGGAGGGCCAGTAAATAACCAAATGTGTAAGGAAAGTTATAGAAAGGAGATTCCGTTTTATAAAAATGGGGAGTCCATATCCACGAATGAACCGGGACCTCATCAAGGGCTCCAGCATACCCCTCTTCCATGGCCGACCCCATCAGCTCGTTCAGGCGTGCGGCCGGTATAAAGCCTTTTCTCCGTTCTTCGTGCACCCGCTTCTCAAAAATGAATCTCGCGTGCAGATTCATAAAGTTCATGACGCTCCTCTTCAGTTTCTCATCCAGCAGGAACAGCTTCTCTTGGTCGGTCACCGCTTCGTCCATGGCGGCTTCAAGGATGATCATTTCTGCGAATGTTGACGCCGTTTCCGCCAAACACATAGGATACGATTTATTCATCCCGTTCACCGTTTTCATCGCATGGTTATGAAAGGCATGCCCCAATTCATGAACTAGGGTCAGCACACCTTTAAATGTGCCGGGAAACGTCATGAACACCCGTGATTCCCCCGTCAACGGAAACCCTGCACAAATGGGAACCGCCGACTTCCCGGGACGGTTTTCCGCTTCGACCCATCCTTCACGGAATGCCTTCTCAGCAAACTTCCCCATTTCTGCTCCGAACGCATGAAACCGCTCCTCGATCAACGCGGCTGCTTCCCCGTACTCCATTCCTTGATAATCGTGACTCGTCGGGGACCAGAAATGATAGGACTTCATTTTGGGATCGCCATTCATTTCTGCTTTCACATTTAGATATTCGGCAAACGGCTCTTTATACTTATCCATCACGGAAAGCATCGCATCCAGTGTTTCAGGTTTCATACGGTTTTGAGCAAGAGGAATGTGGAGGACGTCCTCGACGCCCATACTCTTATACATATTTAACCTGAAACCTGTCAGGTGATTTAGGATTTGAGCAAACTGTCCGGCGTGTTCGGTCCATTTTGCCACCAGCGCTTCATGAGATTCTCTTCTGACCGAATCATCGGCATGGGTTCGGAGATTAATGGCCTGTCCAACCGAAAGCTCCTCTCCTCTCACCTGCACCCTGATGCTGCTCATAAATGATTGATAGAATTGTCCCCATGCGTGGTATCCGTCTACCATGAGATTCGACACGTCCCGTGAAGGCTCACGTTCCGCTACTTCACGAAACTCTCTCAGGATGAAGCAATAGTCCTTAAGGTTCTCTGAAGCAAGCAGACTTCCCCATTCCATTTCCTCTATGGAAGCTAACACTCTCTTTAAGGCACTCATGATAGAA
Coding sequences within it:
- a CDS encoding NUDIX domain-containing protein, giving the protein MTQQTYTPPKHIVSAATIVLNENREILLIKGPRRGWEMPGGQVEEGESLKDAAIRETKEETGIDIEVLAFCGVFQNVKRSICNTLFLAKPVGGVPTTSSESLEVAFFPIDEALNMVTHSNFRERIEYCLDEGKHPFIVEF
- a CDS encoding phosphoribulokinase; this translates as MDKILHTIADRMTKQKGKMVIGISGHGASGKTTFARKLLTLLGEVNYINTDPYIVSSAVRKHSFIEYEYKHENHQSKMTACHPDAHHIFALDRDIRMVREGMDFYTLDVPYDPSRLISSQNNLTIVEGMSVAFSKPDLYDLKIYFYTDGETELMRRGIRDINERGMEVEYLRKTHDERRVQYEVFMHPKSELFDVVVRNSDEGCWVEKDSLKMK
- a CDS encoding 5'-3'-deoxyribonucleotidase produces the protein MKRIAIDMDEVIADLHKKHLNLFNEDYKESLTPEDLLGTRLWKIRPDDVDDILSYIDDPTFFRDLEVMEGSQEVIKELSESYEIYITTAAMEHPTSFTAKYEWLKEHFPFLSDLQFVFCGNKSIIHADYLIDDSPRHFKDFKGEGILFSAPHNRYETGYVRVENWNEVRRFFLS
- a CDS encoding GNAT family N-acetyltransferase; protein product: MFHFIGTPALETDRLSLRRMRMDDAQRAFDQWLSDERISDHRVSPAHKTIAETHKRMEKTVDGYVSKEFCHWGIELKNGSGLIGEIDLYDFDSTTGNCEVSYSIGYDWWNNGYGTEALKAVVEFAFIYMNIHKLSAAHNTDNPASGRIMEKAGMKQEGVIRHMIRNAKDQYKDCAVYGLLREEYLLQREGDV
- a CDS encoding M3 family oligoendopeptidase, which gives rise to MNDTDYKMVWNLDSIFNGGSASSELEDHMNQTKLGVSELEELIQKVTPVPEQLENILKRLTEMKVRISQIRSFAICLLSVDPDDQGAQYYRGEATVLQSRYDSIMSALKRVLASIEEMEWGSLLASENLKDYCFILREFREVAEREPSRDVSNLMVDGYHAWGQFYQSFMSSIRVQVRGEELSVGQAINLRTHADDSVRRESHEALVAKWTEHAGQFAQILNHLTGFRLNMYKSMGVEDVLHIPLAQNRMKPETLDAMLSVMDKYKEPFAEYLNVKAEMNGDPKMKSYHFWSPTSHDYQGMEYGEAAALIEERFHAFGAEMGKFAEKAFREGWVEAENRPGKSAVPICAGFPLTGESRVFMTFPGTFKGVLTLVHELGHAFHNHAMKTVNGMNKSYPMCLAETASTFAEMIILEAAMDEAVTDQEKLFLLDEKLKRSVMNFMNLHARFIFEKRVHEERRKGFIPAARLNELMGSAMEEGYAGALDEVPVHSWIWTPHFYKTESPFYNFPYTFGYLLALHLFARAKETGKGFEDDYMALLRDSGSMSAEDLVMKHLGEDITEESFWEKGMELCVKDSEEFVRLARSQ